AAAGAGATAACAGGAGCCTGGCCCCTCTTGAGCTTCTGCCCGGCGTATTTCTTCGGCCGGTAGTCGGCCACGGCGGCGGCCATGAGGAGCACCTGGGCACCTTTGACCGCCTTTGCCACCGCATCTTTCATCTCCTGGGCGGTATTCACCGGCACAAACTCCACCCCCACGGGCGGGGCGATTGCTGTAGGGGCGGAGACCAGGACCACCTGGGCCCCCCGGTCCCGGGCGGCCTCGGCCAGGGCATAGCCCATCTTCCCGGAAGACCTATTGCTGAGCACCCTTACCGGGTCCAGTGGCTCCTGGGTCCCCCCGGCGGTGACCACAATTTTCTTGCCCGCCAGGTCTCCACCCCTCCCCAGCACCCATCTGAGGGTGCCGATTATCTTCTCGGGCTCCTCCATCCGGCCCCACCCTTCCTTCCCCGAGGCCAGGTGGCCATAGGCGGGGCCGACGATGACCAGGCCCCTCTCCTGGAGCTTTTTCAGGTTCTCCTGGGTGGCGGGGGCCTGGAACATCCCCTCGTCCATGGCGGGGGCGATGACCACCGGGGCCCTGGTGGACAGGACGGTGAGGCAGACCATGTCATCGGCCAGGCCCGAGGCAATCCTGGCGACGTTGTTGGCGGTGGCCGGGGCCACCACCACGGCATCGGCCAGGTCCGCCAGGGCCACATGCTGGATGCTGAACTCGCCCTGCTCAAAGATATCGGTGGTAACGGGCTGGCCGGTGAGGGCCTCAAAGGTGAGAGGTGAGACAAACTCCTGGGCCGAGGGGGTCATCACCACATAGACTTCAGCTCCGGCCTGGACCAGCTTTGAAGCCAGGTCGGCGGCCTTGTAGGCGGCGATGCCGCCGGTAACCCCCAGGACGAGCTTCTTCCCCTCAAGCGCCTTCATTTTTTCCTCTCCCGGTTCATATCATATATCATCCTCAGGCCGATAAGGGTGAGGTCGGGGTTGACCATCTCAATGACCGGGGTCTCCCGGGCGATAATCTCCGCATAGCCCCCGGTGGCGACGGTCCTGGCCTCCCCCCCCAGCTCCTGGCGTATTCTGGCCACGATGCCCTCCACCAGGCCGATATAGCCGAAGATGATACCCGACTGCATGGCCGAGACGGTGTTCCGGCCGATGGCGTTTTTGGGCCTGGTAAGCTCCACCTGGGGCAGCTTGGCGGTGCGCAGAAAGAGGGCCTCGGCGGCGATGTCAATGCCCGGGGCGATGGCGCCGCCCAGGTAGTCCCCCTCGCGGGAGACAGCATCAAACGTGGTGGCGGTGCCGAAATCAATGACGATTACCGGGCCGCCGTACAGCCGCTGGGCGGCGGCGGCGTTCACCACCCGGTCCGCCCCCACCTCCCGGGGGTTTTCGGTGGCGAGCTTCACCCCCGTCTTCACCCCCACCCCCACCACCAGGGGGGTTATGCCGAAGTAGCGCTCCAGGAGGCTGATAAAGGTAACCTCCAGAGAGGGCACAACTGAGCAGATGACCGCCTCCCGGACCGAGGCGACGGCGATGTGCTCCAGGGGCAGGAGGTTGAGGAGGACCGAGGCATACTCGTCGGGCATGCGGTGGACCCCGGAGGCGATGCGCCAGGTGGCTTTGAGCTTTTCCCCGTCAAAGACCCCCACGGTTACATTGGTATTGCCGATATCCAGGGCCAGGAGCAGCCCTTTCTCCTTAGCCATGCTCCCCTTTCAACTTCTTTATCCCTCTGGGCAGCAGGGGCAGGAGGTCCGAGGCCACGACCCCTGCCTCACCCAACTCCTCCCTGGCCAGCTCCCCCGCCAGGCCGTGGAGATAGACCCCCAGGGAGGCGGCGTCAAAGGGGGAAAGGCCCTGGGCCAGGAGCCCGGCGATGGCCCCGGCCAGCACGTCCCCAGTCCCCGCCGAGGCCAGGGTGGGGTTGGCAAAGGGGGAAAGGCGGACCTCACCCCCGGGCGAGGCTATCACGGTAAAGGCCCCCTTCAGCACCAGCACCTTGCCCCACCTCCCGGCAAACCGCCGGGCCACCTCCAGGCGGTCCCCCTGGATTTCATTCACGGCAAGGCCCGTCAGGCGGGCCATCTCACCGGGGTGGGGGGTAAGGACAGCAGCCTCGGGCAGCCTCTCCCACCAGCCCTCCCTCCCCGCCAGGTGGTTCAGGCCGTCGGCATCCAGTACAAGGGGCTTCTTCAGGCCCGACCCCAGGAAGGCCTCCATGAAACGGGACACCACCGGGGCCCGGCCTATCCCACATCCCAAGAGGAGGACATCGTAGCCCGGCACCTTCTCCGCCAGTGACTGCCATGCCCTGAGGCTGAGGAACCCCCCATCATCGGGGAGGGGGAGGTGGGTGGCCTCGGTGAGCCCGGAGGCGAAGATGGGGTAGAGGCTGCGGGGGGCGGCCAGGGCGACCAGCCCCGCCCCCACCCGGTAGGCCCCCAGGCAGGCAAGACAGGCTGCCCCGATGTAGTTCTCCGACCCCGCCGCCACCAGCACCCGGCCAAAGGTCCCCTTGTTGGCCTCGGCTGGCCGCGCGGGTAGAAGGCGGGCTGCCCATTCCGGGGTGAGGAGCCCGGTGGCGATATCTGCGGCTGCCTCCTGAGGGAGGCCCAGGTCCACAAAGGCTATCTTCCCCGTGTGGCTGGCCCCCGGGAAGGCGTAGAGGCCCCGTTTGGGGTAGCCCACGGTTATGGTCACATCAAAGGTGGGGGTGGCAGGGTCCACCTTGCCGGTATCGGGGTGCAGGCCCGAGGGCAGGTCCAGGGCTATCAGCTTCAGCCCCGGCCTCTTCTTTTTCTCCTCCCCCACCTTTTCCAGGACGGCCCTGAAAAGGCCCTCCAGGGGCCGGAACCTCCCCGTGCCAAAGAGGGCATCCAGGACAGCATTGGCGGTGGCGAGGAAACGCCCCAGGACGGCCAGGTCCTGGTCCTCCTCCCCCCGGGCCCAGGGGACCTGTCGGCGGCGGCATTCCAGCAGGAGGGACTCCTCCGGGTCATCCCGGCCCAGGAGGTAAAGGGAGACCATTGCCCCACAGTCCCGGAGGTGTCGGGCTGCCACCAGGCCGTCCCCGCCATTGTTCCCCGGGCCCACCAGGACCAGCACCTCCCGGCCTGATATCTCCCCCGGCACCCGCGCCACCTCCCTGGCCACACCAAGCCCCGCCCTTTCCATGAGGGTGGAGCCATCCAGGCCCTGGGCCCCGGCCCTATTCTCTATCTCCCGCATCTCATGGGCGGTGACCAGCTTCAACGGCGGTTTCCTACCACCGAGGCTATGGCATACTCCCGGCAGTGGGACAGGGAGACCACCAGCTCCAGGCCGAGCCTTCTGGCCCGGGCCCTGGCCTTGCCCAAGAGCCTGAGGCGGGGCTCGCCCCTGGGGCCCCTGAGCACCTCAATCTCCCGCCAGCGCTGGGCCCCACCCAGGGCCTTCATCACCGCCTCCTTGGCAGCAAACCGGGCCGCCAGGGAGGCGGGCTTCTTTCGGCAGAGCTCCAGCTCCGCCGGCGTAAACACCCGCACCAGGAAGCGCGCCCCCCAGCGGCTTACGGCCATTTCTATCCGGCCCACCTCAATAATGTCCACCCCGACGGAGTTCATATCTATCCAAAGGTGGATTATACCACGCCTGCCACCCAAAAACGAACCATCCTTGTCTGACATAACGATAATTGTGCGAACTCCTTCCAGAGGAGGTTGTTGACATAAACTAGAGAAAATGGACGGGGGGCTGGGGTTGGAGCTTCTGGGCGACGAGTTCCAGGAGCCGGTCCAGGCCCCAGCC
The Chloroflexota bacterium DNA segment above includes these coding regions:
- the coaBC gene encoding bifunctional phosphopantothenoylcysteine decarboxylase/phosphopantothenate--cysteine ligase CoaBC; the protein is MKALEGKKLVLGVTGGIAAYKAADLASKLVQAGAEVYVVMTPSAQEFVSPLTFEALTGQPVTTDIFEQGEFSIQHVALADLADAVVVAPATANNVARIASGLADDMVCLTVLSTRAPVVIAPAMDEGMFQAPATQENLKKLQERGLVIVGPAYGHLASGKEGWGRMEEPEKIIGTLRWVLGRGGDLAGKKIVVTAGGTQEPLDPVRVLSNRSSGKMGYALAEAARDRGAQVVLVSAPTAIAPPVGVEFVPVNTAQEMKDAVAKAVKGAQVLLMAAAVADYRPKKYAGQKLKRGQAPVISLELERTRDILAEVKGDFLRVGFALETEDLVPNARKKLKEKGLDLVVANDISALAQDQSQAVLIDKSGKAQKLPPLPKPDIAHRVLDKVAGLLGGGG
- a CDS encoding type III pantothenate kinase, whose translation is MLLALDIGNTNVTVGVFDGEKLKATWRIASGVHRMPDEYASVLLNLLPLEHIAVASVREAVICSVVPSLEVTFISLLERYFGITPLVVGVGVKTGVKLATENPREVGADRVVNAAAAQRLYGGPVIVIDFGTATTFDAVSREGDYLGGAIAPGIDIAAEALFLRTAKLPQVELTRPKNAIGRNTVSAMQSGIIFGYIGLVEGIVARIRQELGGEARTVATGGYAEIIARETPVIEMVNPDLTLIGLRMIYDMNRERKK
- a CDS encoding NAD(P)H-hydrate dehydratase — encoded protein: MKLVTAHEMREIENRAGAQGLDGSTLMERAGLGVAREVARVPGEISGREVLVLVGPGNNGGDGLVAARHLRDCGAMVSLYLLGRDDPEESLLLECRRRQVPWARGEEDQDLAVLGRFLATANAVLDALFGTGRFRPLEGLFRAVLEKVGEEKKKRPGLKLIALDLPSGLHPDTGKVDPATPTFDVTITVGYPKRGLYAFPGASHTGKIAFVDLGLPQEAAADIATGLLTPEWAARLLPARPAEANKGTFGRVLVAAGSENYIGAACLACLGAYRVGAGLVALAAPRSLYPIFASGLTEATHLPLPDDGGFLSLRAWQSLAEKVPGYDVLLLGCGIGRAPVVSRFMEAFLGSGLKKPLVLDADGLNHLAGREGWWERLPEAAVLTPHPGEMARLTGLAVNEIQGDRLEVARRFAGRWGKVLVLKGAFTVIASPGGEVRLSPFANPTLASAGTGDVLAGAIAGLLAQGLSPFDAASLGVYLHGLAGELAREELGEAGVVASDLLPLLPRGIKKLKGEHG
- the acpS gene encoding holo-ACP synthase translates to MNSVGVDIIEVGRIEMAVSRWGARFLVRVFTPAELELCRKKPASLAARFAAKEAVMKALGGAQRWREIEVLRGPRGEPRLRLLGKARARARRLGLELVVSLSHCREYAIASVVGNRR